The following proteins are co-located in the Vigna unguiculata cultivar IT97K-499-35 chromosome 9, ASM411807v1, whole genome shotgun sequence genome:
- the LOC114163346 gene encoding pentatricopeptide repeat-containing protein At1g18900-like has protein sequence MQNMLRAKQISTLSSNARSFFLGGSRCNAGDGNSCTCPEDETCVSRKQQRKTSEDLLVQKPSSLVSKTTSQVVGTLVSGSLANGPVSLKTGDVGQSGCVQQIRSTSYAPSRPDSVAYACGADGVQDHVTHSSSLNADQFYRAGIAAVNFISDVVNYKFPLSDGMGILNYPKNYMVDPARALPSIRSSNVQQIRKESFTAVHSKPPVSTHPEPSKHTNSHHGAKGKGDKSNLAKGFKPVASPGTEKSGAAPNIPVNSHDRRALPQRTRSRSNRFVTNFGSNMPSSNPQMAGPFKESFGKYTRNANMSAGIAHSNRHFTNSGHVVDMVKDILRQLKWGPATEKALYNLNFSIDAYQANQILKQLQDHTVALSFFYWLKRQPGFWHDGHSYTTMVGILGRAREFGAINKLLEQMIEDGCQPNVVTYNRLIHSYGRANYLREALNVFNKMQEMGCEPDRVTYCTLIDIHAKAGFLDVAMSMYERMQEVGLSPDTFTYSVMINCLGKSGNLSAAHRLFCEMVDQGCVPNIVTYNILIALQAKARNYQIALKLYRDMQNAGFKPDKVTYSIVMEVLGHCGYLEEAEAVFIEMKQNNWVPDEPVYGLLIDLWGKAGNVEKAWEWYQAMLRAGLLPNVPTCNSLLSAFLRVHRLPDAYNLLQNMVALGLNPSLQTYTLLLSCCTDAQSSYDMCFCRELMAVTGHPAHAFLQSMPAAGPDGQNVRDHASRFLDLMHSEDREGKRGLVDAVVDFLHKSGLKEEAGSVWEVAAEKNVYPDAVKEKSSCYWLINLHVMSDGTAVTALSRTLAWFRRQMLTSGVGPNRIDIITGWGRRSRVTGSSLVRQTVHELLHLFSFPFFTENGNSGCFVGCGEPLSQWLHHSYVERMHLL, from the coding sequence GGGTTCGCGATGTAATGCGGGTGATGGCAACTCCTGCACTTGCCCTGAGGATGAAACATGTGTGTCAAGAAAACAGCAGAGAAAAACTAGTGAAGATTTGCTTGTTCAGAAACCTTCTTCCTTAGTATCCAAAACCACATCTCAAGTTGTAGGAACACTGGTCTCTGGAAGCTTGGCAAATGGCCCTGTTTCCCTCAAGACTGGGGATGTTGGTCAATCTGGTTGTGTACAACAAATTCGGTCTACTTCGTATGCACCAAGTAGACCAGATTCTGTGGCGTACGCTTGTGGTGCTGATGGTGTTCAGGACCATGTTACTCATTCGTCTTCTCTTAATGCTGACCAGTTTTATAGGGCCGGTATTGCTgctgttaattttatttctgaTGTAGTTAATTATAAGTTTCCTTTGTCTGATGGCATGGGAATACTAAACTACCCTAAGAATTATATGGTTGATCCTGCCAGAGCCCTACCCAGCATTAGATCTTCCAATGTGCAGCAAATTAGAAAGGAGAGCTTTACTGCCGTTCATTCCAAGCCACCTGTTTCTACTCATCCGGAGCCGTCAAAACATACAAATAGTCATCATGGGGCAAAGGGAAAAGGTGATAAATCAAATTTAGCTAAAGGCTTTAAGCCTGTTGCTTCTCCAGGGACAGAGAAGTCAGGGGCAGCTCCAAATATTCCAGTAAATAGCCATGATCGCAGAGCCTTGCCACAGAGAACAAGATCTCGTTCAAACCGCTTTGTGACAAATTTTGGTTCTAATATGCCAAGTTCAAATCCACAGATGGCTGGGCCATTCAAGGAAAGTTTCGGTAAGTACACAAGGAATGCTAATATGTCAGCAGGAATTGCTCACTCAAACAGGCATTTTACTAATTCAGGGCATGTTGTGGATATGGTTAAAGATATCCTGAGACAGTTAAAGTGGGGTCCTGCTACGGAGAAGGCTCTTTATAAccttaatttttcaattgatgcGTACCAAGCTAACCAGATCCTAAAGCAACTTCAAGACCATACTGTTGCTCTTAGCTTCTTTTACTGGCTAAAGCGACAACCAGGCTTCTGGCATGATGGGCATAGTTACACGACCATGGTTGGTATCCTGGGCCGTGCAAGAGAGTTTGGTGCTATAAACAAATTGCTAGAACAGATGATCGAGGATGGATGCCAGCCTAATGTTGTTACTTACAATCGTCTAATTCACAGCTATGGCCGTGCAAACTACCTTAGGGAGGCACTGAATGTGTTCAACAAAATGCAGGAGATGGGATGTGAACCAGATCGTGTTACTTACTGCACACTCATAGATATCCATGCAAAAGCTGGATTTCTCGATGTGGCTATGTCTATGTATGAAAGAATGCAAGAAGTAGGCCTTTCTCCTGACACATTCACATACAGTGTCATGATCAACTGCCTTGGAAAATCTGGTAACTTATCTGCTGCACATAGGCTATTTTGTGAAATGGTTGATCAGGGTTGTGTTCCTAATATTGTCACATACAATATCTTGATTGCTTTACAAGCCAAAGCAAGGAACTATCAGATAGCATTGAAACTATACCGTGACATGCAGAATGCAGGATTTAAACCTGACAAAGTTACTTACAGCATTGTAATGGAGGTACTTGGTCACTGTGGGTATCTTGAGGAGGCAGAAGCAGTTTTCATTGAGATGAAACAGAACAATTGGGTTCCTGATGAACCTGTGTATGGTCTTCTGATAGACCTGTGGGGAAAGGCTGGTAATGTTGAGAAGGCTTGGGAATGGTATCAGGCAATGCTGAGAGCAGGTTTGCTTCCAAATGTACCAACTTGCAATTCACTTCTCAGTGCATTCCTAAGGGTGCATCGATTGCCAGATGCATATAATCTTCTCCAAAACATGGTGGCTCTGGGCTTAAACCCCTCTTTGCAGACTTACACTCTGCTTCTCAGTTGTTGTACGGATGCACAATCATCGTATGATATGTGTTTTTGTCGTGAGCTTATGGCAGTTACTGGCCATCCAGCACATGCATTTTTACAGTCCATGCCAGCAGCTGGACCTGATGGTCAAAACGTGCGGGATCATGCGAGCAGATTCTTAGACCTTATGCATTCTGAGGATAGAGAAGGCAAAAGGGGGCTTGTAGATGCAGTTGTGGACTTTCTTCATAAATCTGGGCTAAAGGAGGAGGCTGGTTCAGTTTGGGAGGTGGCTGCAGAAAAAAATGTGTACCCTGATGCTGTGAAGGAGAAAAGCTCTTGTTATTGGCTTATAAATCTTCATGTCATGTCTGATGGAACTGCTGTAACAGCATTGTCTAGGACTCTTGCTTGGTTTCGGCGACAGATGCTAACATCTGGTGTTGGCCCTAACCGGATAGATATCATCACTGGATGGGGTCGAAGGAGTAGGGTGACAGGTTCTTCTCTTGTGAGACAGACAGTGCATGAACTGCTGCATCTGTTCAGTTTCCCGTTTTTCACTGAAAATGGAAATTCAGGCTGTTTTGTAGGATGTGGAGAACCTCTTAGTCAATGGTTGCACCACTCTTATGTGGAGCGAATGCATTTACTGTAG